A region of the Apium graveolens cultivar Ventura chromosome 6, ASM990537v1, whole genome shotgun sequence genome:
TTGCCATCTGTAATTTTCTAGGGTTTCTCATTTTTTCAACTGTTGTTTTGTACTATTAAATGTTCTTGATCAATCTTGATTCTTGCCCTTGTTTAATTCAACTTGGTTTTTTTTTGTTTGCTCAATTGCTTGTTTTATGATCATCTTTTTTAGTTCTTTTGTTGACCATTTGATTGCTTGGTATGTTTTTTTGGTGGTGGTTTAAGATTTACATTGTGTTTATATGAGGATCATTGTTATGTTTTATTTGAAGTTTTCTAGGGTTTCTACTTTTTGTTGTTTTTGGCTGTTAATGTGTACTATTGTGTTCTTGATCAGTCTTGGTTCTTGCCCGTGTTTAATTCAATTAGCGATTGTTTTGTCTGCTGATTTTGTTGTTTTGTTATCATCTTTTATAATTCTTTTGTTAGTTTTGTATTATTTGATTGCTTACAATGTTTTCTTGTTGTTTACGATTTACATTGAGTTTGTATGAGAATCATTGATATGTGTGATTTGAAGTTTTTAGGGTTTCTTGTTTTTTGTCATAAAAATGTGTATGTGTGCTATTGTGTTCTTGATCAATTTTGATTCTTGCTCATGTTTAATTTGGAAATCGAATTAAATGTTTAATCAATTGTGTTGTGCACCTGATCATTTTCTTAATCTTGTTATAGGGTTTGTTCTTGTTTGCTGAGTATCTGATTGCTTGTAATGGTTTCTTCTGGTGTTTTATAATTCACAATGAGATGACATGCTGATTATTGTTTTATGTGATGCAAAATTGATTCTTCGACAATTTTGTGATATTTTGTGTATATTTAACTGAGAATTGTTTTTGACGATGATTTGGTTCTCTTAAGGTAATGTTCTTTTGTTGAAGAATAATTTGAATCTGAGTCCTGATATTCCCGAAATCTCTCAAGAGAGATTGCTTTCCCTTGTTGCTGAGAGGCTGATAGATTCGAACAGTAATGTTGATGTAAGTGCTTGCTTCTTTATGTTGTCTTGCATTTTTTTTTGCCCATGTATGTCGGGGTCGAATCGAGATAATGGTTTTTCTCATAATTTTTGTGCAGAACAAGGATATAGGGTATGTCGAGAATCAACAACAGAACATTGCTGATGCAATTGATTTGCTCCCTCGTCTCACGACTGGGATTGATGTCAACATAAAATTTAAGGGGTACAAGATACTATTTCCTTTTGTATAAAATAACCTTGTAGGTCATAGATATGCCATAATAATTGTGTGTTGCCTGTATATTTTCTTTTAGGTCATTGTACGCTATAATAATTGAGCATTGCCTGTTTTTGATTATTTACTATGTTGTTTAACATTCTGAAAAGAAATTTGGGTTTTTGCAGTATTACTGAGTTTGAATTTACAAGGGAGTGTGCAATATTTGATTTGTTGGACATACCACTTTATCATGGTTGGATAGTTGATCCTCAGGTATGAACCATATAAATGCTATTTGAAGCAGTTGTTTTTCACTATTGATTAATTATGTACTGTTTATTGTACTCTATGAAACTTTTGTCAAGAGATTAATTGCAATTTACGAAGTCCACTGCCATTGTGATCGAGAACCTGCTAGACTAATAAACTCACACCACTAAACTTGGTGATTCATAGGAAAGTTGGACAAATGATTTAGCTTTTAGATGCGAATGTGAGTAATTTTTGCTCTTTTCTTTTTTCTTAGAAGTAAAATTAAAAGTCACATGGAATTTGATTGATTGAGTGCTACACACGCAAGTACGTAATGTTTCATGGTCTGAGACATACCTTCACATGTATAATATTAAAACGTACTTCGTAATTTACAAGTATATTTTAACTTTTTAATTCAGAACATTTACGCGTCCATACAAAGTTCAAAATATATGACATTCCCCACAACCTGATCATGTCATGTCTGCTTTTTATTCATCAAACTTCAAATGATATCTGTGTACGTGTGTATATTCAATATGTGTCATCTGGAAGTTTTAAGTAAAGATATTATAATTTATGGTAAATCAGtgattattaatttattatagTATCTTAAATCTTACTAAAAGTATTTCCATCTCGCAAGTGAACATTGAATGTAATCATCCTTATTCACACTCTGGTGTTGTACAAGTACAAGTCACATTTACCACTTAATGTTAGCATCATTGTTGCCACTTGCTACTAAAAATTTATAAAACAACTAGCAAGAAGTGAACAGTTTTATACCTATTTTTTTAATGTTGTGATGCATATTGCAATTTATAAACCATATTCTTTTTTAACAATAAACCATAATTGATGCCGACAGTATAAAgatgttggggttaaacccaatatgtgatatgggcttggtgatacaagacataatttgattgagtaataattgtatttgttgacaattattatcataatgggattgagtaataattgtatgtgttgacaattattatcataatgggaatggataataattgtatggaccgacaattattattgtaatcatattaagtatgtcttgttggctaagtttgtgatggctatatatacatagccATATTATTGTTGTTTTGATGTATGTTTAAGAGATGTAGTCGTCTTAGGTATAGTGTGAGAGATGCTTGAGCATTGGTTGGCTCAAGTATTAGTTTGGGACACCATTGAGTTGttatgtattgatgtattattgataattgttttgattaataatacaagttgggacgtgggttttccACGTCAAATATATTGTTGTATGTTTGTGTGCGTAGTCTGTATTGGTAGAATTGAATCTCGAATGTGTGTGTGTTTCCTCCTAACAAAAGACTCCATAAACGTGGATTAGAGTGGACCACGAACAAAAATGTATTATAACATGTCAAATTTTATGTTTTAGAACATTAAAATCAAACATAATATATAAAATTACCAACTACTGCATATACAAGAAACTCTTTTATGTTCTTGAATAGTGGTACACATAGTTTTTCAGATTTTTCTTGTTATCTTGATTTGTTGGCCTACTAAAACAAATGATGGTCAATGGTTGGGAAGGTGTTCTAGTTTTATTTATGAGATTTGATGTTTTGGCACCGATCTAAGTAACCTGCTAGTTTCTATTATCAATCGTTGCAAAGACCCCTTCATGGAAATATATACGGAGAAACCATGATATCTGTGTAGGTCTCCCTGTGAAACGCATTTGGTAATTTTATGCTTTCGGGAGGATTAACAAATATAGCGCTCCCATTGATTGCGATTTTCTATGTTAGGCCTTATGTATAGCAATCCACTCCACACAATTTATATTGAATTAAAGCAACTTCCTTGACAATCTTTGTATACACTACAACTGTGTTTTTCATATGGATCTTGCAAACGTATTTGTAACTTAAGGCCATTTAATTGGGAGGGGTAAATCTCCATTTAAGTCAATTTAATTAAATATCATAAGTAGAACCTCCTTTGATCTTTATGTGATAGATAGCCATAGATTACCTTCTTGATTCAGCGAACTCTTTAACTTCTATGATGAGTTTATTATTGTTCTTCATAACTGACTTCATTGAGAGTGAGAGTAAAATAGCAGAATGTGTGTTTATCCATTCCTTGATAGTGGCAACTACATCTGATGTTTACTTAAATGTGTTATATCTTATCAtctgattatatatatatatattaattatttgattaaatacAAAGTGTATCTGATTGTATTCATAAATAAATAGTATGTTCTACACATAATTTGATAAAGTATTCACCATCTACTATTCAGATTTACACAGCATTCATATTTCATTATATGTATATTAACAGTCTACAATGACAACATAACATATCACCTGTCAGCAAGTGAAAACAATCATGAAATTTATAAAAAGTGAATAAAATATGATAGCATGATTAATGATAATATGATATAAATTTGTAATTGGAAGTTTACTCATGGGGCCCCATACCGACGCATGTTCGGCTCGCTGTGATGACATTGTCTGTAATTGTGTTTGAGTATCTTATCTTTAGATATGTCCATGCCCAGATTTTAGCTCTTCTCATTGTGTACCAAATGCTTCTTTGGCGCTTTACActgattttttttgtaaaaaatatgTGTGTGTTAATTGTGTTTTATTAATACACATCATTTTTTGTGTTGTTGATTAGCTGATCTATTGCTTTGCTTATAAAGTATTTGCCTTTTCTCCACTCTCACTATGGTGGCCAACAAATTTTGTTGGGATGTTAGATAACGTGCATGTTTAGTCTATCTTTTAAGAATAACCATGTGTTGGTGCATCTCTGCAGGATACTGACACTTACAATGCTATCGGATCCAAGTCTTACAACACTATAATGGGGGATCTTGTTGGCCTTGAAACAGGAACTATGGGAAGTGAAGACAAGAAAAGGACAGAAGAAGATTCTGTTGATTTTGTTGCTGCAACAACTGCAACTTTAGGAGTGCCTTCTCCTGTTCTTTCAAGAGGtttatcttttgatgattctACTGGTTCTGTTTCCGAGCATAAGAAAGCTAGAAAAGGTGATCTCGAAGAAGAAGCCGAGCTGCTGATAGCCATGAAAATATCAGAGGTTGATTTTCCAAATTTATCCAAGGATGAATCTGTAGACATCCCTAATGCTAGAAAAGGAGACCTCGAAGAAGAAGCTGAGCTGCTGAGAGCCATGAAATTGTCAGAGGCTAATTTTCCAGATTCATCCGGAGATGTATGCTCAGAAAAGAGTGATGAGCAGAATGTGTCTACCATTTCAAATGAGAGTGTAAATCTTAGTAAGTCTGAACCTGTAATTCCTTTAGACACCAAAGAAGGGGTTGGTCTTCCAATGCAAAAGTCTGGGCAGCAAGAACTATCTATATCTGATGACAGCAATGATCTTATAACCTCTGAAACAATTGCAGAGAAACACAACTGCTTGTCCTCGGAAAACGATGAGGAGATCTCAAATAGTCAGTTAAGCTGTGAGGAACCTGGGGCATGGAATGCAATAGAAGATGTAGGTGAAAAAACTAGCAGTGATTTTCTGGATCTGCAAAAAGCTGCTGTATCTGATTCTCTTGAACCAGATCTTCATTCTACAGCTGCAAGTAGTACCATAAAATCTGAAGGTTCTAAACAGGTTCAGGATCAATCAGGGTCGAAAACGAATGTACAGGAAGAAGATAACCAGAGTGCTCCTAAAGTATTGAATATTCCTTGTTCTGCAATGGATGCTGATTTGGATGCATCTGGCAAAAGCACGCATACCGGAGATCTTTATGAAACTGTTATCCCCACTGGTGATAGCACTGAGCCTATATATGCAGGAGAAGAATGCATTTTAGAGCCAGACACTAATTCGTATGAAGTTCAAGAACCTGTATATGAAGGTGAGGTAGTTATTGCTGAACAAGTGGATGTAAACAGTAAAAATGCAAGTGACGTGGCTTGTAAAAATGAAATCACTCCACAAAAAGGTAAATATTTTTTATAAGCATTGAAGTAGGGGATCAGGAAACTTTTGTTTGCTCTTTTCTGTTGTGTTTTCACATATTTGTGTTTGATAGTTCATCTTTGAGATCTTAGTTGATTCTCATATCAATTCTTAACAGGAGAACTGATAAAAGATTTCCTGAAAACAAATGCTAGTCAATTGACTGTACATGGGTATGTTGACTTCAACTTTGTCTGTACACTTACTGTGGAAACAAAATGCTCTAATGATGGATCAGGAGAGATATCAATCTAATTGAATGCTGAAATTTCTGCAGCTTGATCTGTCTGCAAGAGGAATTAAAAGAACGTGAGCTTGGCGTATTTTTCCGCAATAATCACTTCAACACCATGTTTAAGGTCAGTGCTGCACTTTGCATATCAGCTCCAACAGCATTAGCTGTTGGTAAATCTCTAAGAAATAAGTACAATAGAGCTACAGCTTGGGTtcctttaaaatgatttttttctgttcatctgctaattgcaaatcttaTTTGCAGTTTGGTGGTCAGCTATATCTTTTGGCTACAGACCAAGGTTATATAAGCCAGCCTGATCTGGTATGGGAGATGCTGAATGAGGTTTGTTCTCCCTCTTCATGAATGAATGCTAATTGTTAATGTCCTGTATTCATAACTGCGTCTGTTTGCTCATAGTTAAGCAAACTATAGTATATTTGAGATGTAGTGTTTTTAAAAGAAACGCGTGGCATAAGATTATGATGATACGATCTTTTAGGGTTGTGTGCCATGGGCAAGGGTTGCATTGGCGGAAAGGGAGATGTTGTTAGTATAGGGTTCTTAAGAAATACTGAGGACTTGCACTTGCTTGGCGCATTTGGTTTTTGTGAAATGTCATCTAATGAGAATAGCATGTGGGTCTGGGAAATATTTGGGTTTTTTATATCAGTAACTCTCTTCTTGGACATGACTCACTGTGTAAATTTGCTCCAGAGATGGACTTTCTTTCAAACAAGTCTCAGCATAATTTAAAGCAACTTTTTGTGTTTTTGCTGAAATTCATCTTTAAAGGTGTTTTTTCCCTCAAAAAATTCGCCTAGGTAAAATTGTCAAATTATGGGAAATTATTTTTTTACTTGGAAAATATATTTCTCCAAACCTGTAAACTGAGATTGATCTGTATGGTTTTCAGGTGAATGGGAATACAGTGTTCATGACAGGGAGCTTTAAAGAATTTAAGGCAGAAGATGATCTTGTGAATAACACCTGGGATGAACAAAACGCCCGGGCCAGTACTGCAGTAATTTCTTATACCCTCCTTTATATCTTGATATTCATTTgtattatttgataattgatatttaatttttttgacTGTAGCTTTGGGCATAATACTTATTTTATCAAAAATTTTGCAGGAGTATCTTGCCAGTATTAATGACTCAGCACAGGATGATTCTAGTTTCGAGTAAGCATACTACCTTTATCTCTCTTAACTTTACTTTTCCAGAAATTGATTGATCTATGTTGCTCAATCTAGCATCTTCATTCTTACATTATAATTTTCTTGATTTATTGAATGTTCTTTGACTATCTTAGTCAGTCTCTCTGCTCCAGAATACATTTCTTACTCTCTCTTTCCTGTTGGCATATTGAGTGTGATTTGTTTTTTTATTGGTTGCTGCAGTTCTGATCTGCAACTTGCGAGGGCTCTGCAAGAACAAGAATTTGAGCAGCAGCCTCGGCGTAATACCCAGCAGCCAAATGTTTCTGGTGGATCAGGGTTGGTTACAGGTCCTCAGGTGGGTTTTTACTTTATATGAACTAGGTCAGAAGTCCAATTTAACATGATGTTAGATAAAAAATGTTCGGATAATTCTAATTATGAAGCTGTAGTGGGAATACAAGAATAATCTTACTGTCTTTTGTAAATTGAGCTAACATAATATATGATGTTGGGATCGAACATTATATatacccccccccccccgaaCAAACTAGCAAAGCCAACTTTCCGCAGTGCAGCAAAAAAAGCTTTCAGGCAGACATTTTTTTAACTAATCGGTGTCATAATCCTTATTTGCTTACCATTCTGATAGTACTAGTAGTATAGAGTAAACTACTATTCTGATATGCTTTTTAAGTGGATACTTGTAGGTTTTACCTCAGTtgattttgattgaaaacaacATAAATCTACTGACCCAAGTATCTAGTATATTTTTGAGAAACCAAATCATTCCTCCTTTACCAGCAGTTGCTGCTACCTTGTTAGCAATAACATCGTTTCAGTTATGTATTACACTGACAAATTATTTGTATCAATGTTTTCCCTGCACAAGCTTCCTTAGTTTTTCCTTTGCTTACTGGGGGTGAATTCAtgtttatgcctaattttatcAAACACAAGATCCCCACAACCAGAAACTTTAGGAGGCTAAAACTACTCCTGTTACTAGCTTGGGTTCTTTCTCACTGGTTTTAGTTGTAAATATAGCTTACAAATACAGGAGTTGTAAGTTTGAACTGACCCattgtttttctataaatacttTGTTCATGGCTTCACATAGCTGACTAATGAATCGCATGTTGCAGACCTCGAGGAGTAACAACAGGTACTTGCCCCAGCCTTCCAAGCCAGTTTCTAAACCGTCCAAGGACAAGTGCGTGATAATGTGAATACTGGGTGCAAGTAGAGCTGTGCTGTGTAAATGAGTTGTTACTATATTTTGACAGATTACATTCCATCTTAAACTTTAGACTGTAATCTTAGAACATCCAGCTTTTCAGGTGTAAATGAAGTAAATATTGGCCCCATACATCAGGTTTTCTATAAACACTAAtaatgctgaccttaagaaggTCTATTGAAATTGTAGTCAACTCATCCAAAAAAATTGGATGCCTAGCTAGCCCATGTCTGCATTCCCTTGAAAAGAACCATTTTTTAGTGGATGTTAACTTTGTAGAATTGTTACTAGTGGATGTTAACTTTGTAGAATTGGTTTGAAGgttttttttttagaattttgaaTGTTTACTAGTGACTCATAACATACTTCATAGTGTTGACTTGTAGTAATCTTGTCAGTGTAAGTCTTGTAGCATTTGGGATTTTGTTTTTGAATAATTAGGCGTATATACCTTACAAATGAGTACATGTTCTAACAAATCTTGGGATGAAGGAGAATCTAACTGATGGGTTTAGATTTTGGCTGAAATCTGGTCGTTGCTTATAAACCAAACCAAATGAGAACTCGCTTGTCATAGACACTGGTTTGAAGTAATATAACGAAGGAATGAAACAAGATGTATCCAGATTTTACCTCTACTTGATACACAGGGTTCGGAAAGCAGAGAAGTTGGTAATTGCATAACAACAGAGTTATTGTTAAATAATTGCTTGTAAACCAAACACAGATTTGTTGAAACCAACTCTTTCAATGTGATGCTTGAAAGCCAGGAGGAAGGAAAATTAAGATTAATCAAGCCACGTGTAAAGTGAAGTTTATGAGGAGGATGTTGTTACATATAATTTGACAAGATTGCCAACTCCTTTATCAGCAGAAACAAATGATTGGTGGGATGTATTGACTTGTGAGGAAATAGATACCTCCAAAATGAACCAAGATATAACAAACCATGTAAAAGGAACAGAGACTATACATTTACATATAATATAATACTGGGTCTGGGGCAGTGTATATTATTGGGGGTCATGACATGAAAGAGACAAGACATAATCTACAACCTCTTAATCTTTGATATGTGTTGATGCAacttacacacacacacaaataatAGTAGTTACCCTCTAGGGTTTATATGGGGGACCATTCTATTCCTTCACCCTGTCTTTAGTCCTTTTTACACTGGCCGGGCATATGATAGTGCTGCTACACCTACACGGCTGGTGGGCTCATTTCAATCGTCTTGGCTCGGCCACCCTCTCTTACCCACTTTTTAGCTAGTGGCTTGAAATGAGTAGCCAAGAGGGAAGGGTTGCTAAAATACTTGTAAaattatcatatatattaattttttattttcattCAATTTTATGTTAATTTAACAATATTTTACTTCAATACTTAACTTTTAAAAGTTGTCTATGTGATTttcaaattaaattttaaatgaCTAGTAAACTAAAAAGAGTATTGTTAATATACATTTTCTATACTTATATATGTATTTTAACCAATTCGTGAAATTGTCAAGTTTTAATTAGCAACATTGATGAGCAACCTCTCATCTTACTAATTtcttaaaattattataaataattaggTTTAAGACATTAAAAAGGAAGAAAACTCGTACaattatttagcaaaaaaaaaaggaagaaaactCGTACAATACTTTTATATGTGcacattattattattattattattataataaatttataGAGGGAATGAGAGAATGAAAAGAAACATAGcattaaaaataaagaaaataatattttaatcataaaaatgAAATAAAGGATTAACTGTGGTTCTTTAAAAATTAAGTACAATAAGAGTGTATTCCATATCCGCTGGATTTATTATAGAATTTTTCTTACCAGATTGTATCTTTTTTAGTTAAATTCATATCCGTTAAAATGATCTCGATTTACAATGGGTCAGATCGAATTTTTACTTCATTGACAAACCTAATTTGGTGTATATATATAGAGAGGGTTGGGTTCACTGGACACCAATATTATTTGGAAACCTGGAGACCTATATAACTACGTTAGATCTTTATAAGATTGTGGGATAAGATTGAGAGACACGATTAATATTACCTAT
Encoded here:
- the LOC141666908 gene encoding uncharacterized protein LOC141666908, which encodes MASSGEERTSEELTHKTKIIQFFGRSTPIILQNDNGPCPLLAICNVLLLKNNLNLSPDIPEISQERLLSLVAERLIDSNSNVDNKDIGYVENQQQNIADAIDLLPRLTTGIDVNIKFKGITEFEFTRECAIFDLLDIPLYHGWIVDPQDTDTYNAIGSKSYNTIMGDLVGLETGTMGSEDKKRTEEDSVDFVAATTATLGVPSPVLSRGLSFDDSTGSVSEHKKARKGDLEEEAELLIAMKISEVDFPNLSKDESVDIPNARKGDLEEEAELLRAMKLSEANFPDSSGDVCSEKSDEQNVSTISNESVNLSKSEPVIPLDTKEGVGLPMQKSGQQELSISDDSNDLITSETIAEKHNCLSSENDEEISNSQLSCEEPGAWNAIEDVGEKTSSDFLDLQKAAVSDSLEPDLHSTAASSTIKSEGSKQVQDQSGSKTNVQEEDNQSAPKVLNIPCSAMDADLDASGKSTHTGDLYETVIPTGDSTEPIYAGEECILEPDTNSYEVQEPVYEGEVVIAEQVDVNSKNASDVACKNEITPQKGELIKDFLKTNASQLTVHGLICLQEELKERELGVFFRNNHFNTMFKFGGQLYLLATDQGYISQPDLVWEMLNEVNGNTVFMTGSFKEFKAEDDLVNNTWDEQNARASTAEYLASINDSAQDDSSFDSDLQLARALQEQEFEQQPRRNTQQPNVSGGSGLVTGPQTSRSNNRYLPQPSKPVSKPSKDKCVIM